In Colletotrichum higginsianum IMI 349063 chromosome 1, whole genome shotgun sequence, the DNA window CGCGATCGCATTGTAACGATATAACAGAAGGGAGGAGGAATGCATGGCATCAAAAGACATCACGGTTTCCTGGCGTTCGGCATCATGTTGTTTTTTTCCACGGATCAACTCGAGTCCACATTTGACTGAGACGGTCTTCCGCGTCTGACAGGGGTAGCATTATCCAGGAGAAGCCGGCCGAGACTGCACTTGGGGCAGGGCATGCCGCAATATCGAGTGACAGCATTGGCTTCGATGTACGAAAGACTTGTTTTAGAGGCTTGCGAGGAGTTGAGTACATAATAAGCAGGCACAAATTCTTGAGGACGGGGTGCACACAGCAAGAGCAGCCGACATCATCATGCCGCAGACGGTGAGACCAATGGCATCTGGGGCATTTTCGTCATAGGTCTGAGCCGTGGACCGAATACTCGCGCAGGAGACTGTCAAGCCCTAGGCCTCTTCGCCTAGCTGCAAGATATCACCCTCGAACATCTCAAGCAGTGCCACGATAGCGAAACGATCTCTTGCGGGCTTCAAGGGAGAACATCGCATCCAAAGCCGTCCACCTCGCCTCGCTCAGCCTACACGCTAGTTCCACGCCGTGTGGATAAACAACAGCTATCGGTTATCGAATTCCATCTCCGCGGGCTAGTTGGTCATCGGTAAAACTGTCCTGTATTTTCTCCAGGTACTTGTCGAAGCGCCTCGAGGCCACGACGACTTACTGCAGGTGCTTGTTCGACACGTTTTCGTCAAGGAAGCTCTCGGGCTGCCGAGTGGTCGTTTTGGCGTCCCATATCTGCCTCCTAGGTATCTCTTGCTCGGCCAGGTCTCCCAAATGACGTGAAATATCATCAACGTCGGTCCCCTTCGGCCCTCTAGACTTTGTTTTCTCCGTCCGAGTACATTAGAATTGCCGCCTTCCAAGTTCATATGTCTAATGTCTCGAATCAGCCGTCTGATCGGTAATGGTACTGGAACAAAAATGGTGACATGATCGGATTCCTCGAGCTCTAGCCTGGAAACTAGCTATTCAACAAAGTTTGCTTGGATGCAATTCACGCCTCTGATCGGTCGTCCAAAAAGTTTCTGCCAGGTAGGCCGAGTTCTCGCCCACGATAACTTGTGTAAGACGAGCCAAGTCGCAGATTCAAGAGATTGCTGAATACTCTGGAATTGTTGACCTCCCCCCTCTGCTCCATTGCTTCGAGGCCCATTTTGGTAGAGATGGGAGCATCTTTGCTCTCCGTTCTCTCATTTCAAAGCAAGAAGGACATAAACACAAACACTGGGATTCGACTGTTACTCGACTTTTCTGCACAAACGGCGTTACTGTCCATTCTCGCCTTCGGCATTCTGTGCATTATCGTCTTCTTTCACAGTATCCGGAGCTCTGTGGAAAGGCTCTCCGCAATCGAACAAGGCTTTGAATGAAGTCTGCGAGTCTGTGTCTGATTTTAGAATGTAAAATCTCTCTATTTGGAGGGAACCGGCTGTACACGATCCCATGACAGCGTGGAATGCCGGTAGTATCCCCGTGTGTTCTCGGGCGCTCAGGGACTGCGGTAATATTTCTTGGACTTGTCCGGACCATCCTGTATGGTCAAGAAAAGCCTATAGCCTGACACATGCCTGAAACTGTTGCTGTAGTCTTTTGTTGAAAGCCTGTATCCATGATgtccatctcgtcgtcttcatccttTACTGTTGTATGTTGTTCACCCGATTTTTACCTGCTTGGTAGTTCGCTTTCGTCTGCCGAATGGGCTCTTTCTCCAGTCATTTATATATCAAATTGAAGTCAATTTCCCGGAGATATAAGACCTTTGTAAGATTCAACTTTCGAGTAAGTTGATTCGCTCATTCGGCTACCTCGAAGTAGTTTTCGGGTTCTCGTTTTCCAGACTCATCAATCGCCGGTTTTGTCCTTAACCACTAGTGAGACAGCCTTCATTGAAGCTCTCTTGTTAGATTTCTCAAAACTAACAGCGTTGCTGGTTTATTGCCGACTATCACTTACTGGTTGAAGCATAACAGAAGCTACACGGCTCATATGCAAGAGAATGGGGGAAGTTTGAAAGTTGTTGGAACGGAAGTCATGTCAGTTGCAGTCACGGAATACATTGTTCCTCTTGTATGACTATTTTACCAAAAATTCGAGCATCAAAAGGCATTCTAGTGCAAGTAAGTATTTCAAGTAACTGTTAATAGGAATTTCCTTGTTGCCATGACCTTTTCTTCCAGCAGTATTTCTCATAGCATCCCAGAATTCTCATTCACAACATCAAGATAAAGATATCTTTCCACTTTGGTTAATTTGTGTTCGGCCCCCTAGACTCCAGGGCTGCCTTCGTTCTTGGTCTGATTTCAATGTAAGTCGAGCCGTCTTAAAATCTTTCGCACACGTTGCTCCCGTGTGTAACTTGGGCATTAGCAATATACGAAACCTATCATCACCGCAGGCACAAAAACCCGCAAAGTTCGTAAAGCTTCCACTCGAAAATCTCAAGCATTACTTCAAGTACTGGGTCACACATCATCAGCACGCAAACTCTTTACATTTCGTGGGCAGCACAAGTCACATCACCCCTCCCATTTGAACACCGTTCCGCTGACCCATGTCATTATACTCCAAACCTGAAACACCACGTTCAAGAATTTGCAAATATATATTGATTTGACGAAAAGAACATACTAAGCAACCCTACTCCTGCGATCAGGCATGTCTTCCGGGTCTTGTTTTCtctcctctttttcaccaACCGAGCACTCAGTTGGCGAAAGAGGATGGTCAATAGTGTGCGACATGATATCGATACTTGTCCGAACGTTGATAACGTTCGGCCTTTTATGTGAAACCTGCGTCTCTTGGACGTGATTTCTCTGCCCGAGGTCcgaagacggcctcgagccTTCGTaaccatcctcctcgtctcctcCCTCGTAACGCATCTTGTTCAGCTCGATATCTGAGCCCGTGCCAGACAGAGCTTGCTCGATGTCGTCGTACGTCCTCCCCGTGGAGTCAGACATCTCTGACTTCATCCCTGCGATGTTTGGGGCGGACGGTCCCTTCTTTCCCTGGGGGCCACTCGTCTTGGCCCAACCGGGACCCGACGGGCCGGATTGCTTGCCTTTGCTGCCCCATCCGAATCCCCAGTTATGGAAAAGCGGTCGCAGACTGGTTACCGAAGCAGCGATGATCCCAAGGGCAGGCTCCAGGACACTCCAAGTGGCAACCTCACTGTAGGACAGGACACCATGGTTAGCACAAACTCACACATTCATTTGTCACGAGGGAGCTTACATTGTCTCATAGAGGAAGTCTGCCGAAATGGCGAGGCGCTTGACGTAAGGTATGCGGACAATGAGAGCAACGCCGGCGCTGTGAGAACGTTAGAAGAATTCAAAACGCGAACTGTGAGACGCAATAGACTTACATCATACCCATGCTCAGGAGAACAGCAACCAAAGCTTTGGTTCTTCGGTTAAGGTTGACGTTCCACAAGAGGGCGATTGGTAGCAATCCCATACACCAGTCTGACAGGGCCGAGATGACGCTGTGGGCGATGGTCGCATCCGGAACAATGTTGAGATTGATGCACGACCCCGGGTCCCCGTACAGTTGTCTCCAGAAGTAGGACGGGGGCATGCATTGGAACGTCATGATGCAGAAGAAGGCGATTGAGATCATCCAGACAATGATAAGGTTGGCATAGATGATCCACCGGTGGATCTTGTTGAGGGCGAGCCGGAGCAACAAAAGACAGATCGAAGTTCGGATCGCCAACGTGATTGGAGAATAAAGGACTTCGCATATATACCAAGCTCTCAGAGACACGGCCGCCTGCTCAACGGTGAGCTCCGTGATGTGCTTCCCGGTGGCGCCTTGGGTGACACCGTGCAGAGCAACGCCTGCGTAGACCGTGTAAGCAACCTGTGTAGAATAGAGTCAGCTTGGGAGCCGAGACGTCAGAAAGGTAGAGCGGTCTCAACTAACCATCGCACCGAAAATGAGCCAGTCGTCCACGGCCACACTCTTGACGATGAATACTTTGACGTATGCTCTCGCCATGACAAAGAGTCcagcggcgaggaggaaggcCAGCTGAACGGCGAAAAGCATCATGCCCCGGGATTGGATGTCATCACGACCTCGCGTGTGCAGTGCGTTATCCATATTGCAAACTGACGATGATATTCAGCAGGACTACTGAGCGTACTATCCATATGGCCTCCTAACGGCGGATGTTATGATCTTATAAAACATCAAGTTACGTAGATTTGGGGTTCCATACCGCACCACCCATACGCTCAGAAAAGGAATATACATCCTCGAGTGGGGGTGCAGAGAAAGGAAAAAGCAAATGCGCTCAGAGTCCGGCTTCTCCACGTGTAAGCGAAGCCTCGAAATGTAGCTTTCTGTTGCAACGCACCTTTCTATGAACAAGACACCCATGCCAGATCGAGGTCTCAACTCACAGGCAGGGGTAATCAGAGGTCTTCTTCTAGAGCGAGGTCTCAGTACAACAAGCCGGTCAACAGACAAAAATTACTATGCTGGCAGTCCTTATTTTCATCAGAAGCATCTGGTTCATAGGACACGTAGATCTACATGAATGGTCTAAAAACAAAGCTGTTGGCCTTGTCAGTTTACTGCATCTTAAAGAGATGGCGAGGGGATAGGCAGACGTGTCACACCCAAAGTTTCGTTGGCGATCACAACGTGTGTACTAGAACCTCTCTAGAAAACTGCATGTACGCATGGGAGAAATCTGCTGGTCAAGAAGTATTTGGCAAGTATTCGATAAGGGTGACCCTCAAGCCCCCGTTGTTATGAGTGGTTCATCTGCAAGCCAGGTGTGGTTTAGGCAAGCAAACCCACATTTGCGGAAAAGAAAATCCCCGCGACGTCAAGTGCACTGGACCAGGGTTGACATCTAGGTCCAGACGAACAGGAATTCGTTCCGTGGGGCCGACAATGTCGACACATGCAGATGAGTACTTCCCCGGGGAATATGACAGATGATCAGCCGTATTAAAAATCGAGGGGTGTTGGGTTCGTGTTCCATTAAACAATTTTTGATCACTTTTTTCACCTCGGGATATGCTTTAATTTACCTCAAGGACAGTCTGTGGTCTCGGATACAATGCTTCCTCGTCCAAGGACCTGGCGAGACTACAGTCGGCAGCATGGCAAGTTTGCCCGGCCATGAGATTGAGGCGGCGACCTGGCACATGTTTCGCACTTGAGCCCCTACTTGAACGAGGACCCTGCTGTCTAACGCTCCGGGCCACAACCTTGTACCTGTAGTCGAAGAATGAGAAAAGCCGTGCTGGATGTGAGAATCAAGGCCAAGACTGTCTTATCCATTACAAAGCCCACATATATCTGGTGGCGGGAGGCCCGTGGCACTCGAACGATACTGAGATTCGCCAGCGTGTACGCCTTGGATATTTGGCTTACATTGAGAAAAGAAAGCAACGGCCTCAACAACGAGCCGCATACTAGACTGGCTGACGCAGAGCCTTACCGCTCAGTTCTCGTTTGTGACAGGAGCCGTAACATCTGCTTGTGGCAGACACGATCTCCGATGGAGGCATACGCAGTTCCCATCGACGTGGTCAGAGATCGGCTATTACGTGTCGCAGTTCTGCTGCACATCTCGTCCTACGAGATCAGTCCAAGAGAACCGTCGTGGTGTAATTCGACCGGAGCCTACCCTACTGGAAATTGCAAATTGCACTTGAAGATCTTTTCCTAGCGAGAGCGATTGCCTCTGATAGCGCCGACAGATTTACACACATTGTGTGGCTGCAGGAACGTACAGCAGGCTAGCATGGAAGCCAGAATGATGTACAATAGATACAATGAGTGGAGGGTTGTAGAAACTGATGCTGTCTCAGTTACACTGGCTGTAGGGGAAGCGACTTGCTAGTTCGGCCGTTCCCGCGACGAGACCAACGTTCGTCGAGCCACGATGACGAGTCAATCAACTACCAACATTGCAATGTGCATCCGTCCACGGGCCAAGTGGACGCAATGGGGAAGCAGGCCCAGACGGGGCGGCCGATGCAGCTTGAATGACGGTAGGCGTCAGCTGCAGGGCAGCGAGCATGTAGTATTGGATTATGGCCGTGGCATGATGGGGGACACATTAGAAAGACCATCGGCGGGCTTGAGAAGGTCAAATCGTCAAGGGTTTGGGGAAAAGAAAGTTGAAGTTGGAGAAAAACGGAGGAGGCCTAACGAAGAAGCGTTAGTTACCAGGGTGGCACAGGCTCCGGGAGGAGGTGCCGGTGCGAGGAGTTGTGGTTGAACTCGCCAATCGAGGAAGCTCCGGCGGCATGGTATGAGCTCCACGCTACCCAATGAGCCGGGGAACGGTTGCGGTGGCCTCGCTGGAGGCGGAGTCCAACAGTCACAGATACATTTACGTGCCATGCCGGCTGGACAGATGCCGCAGTGTCATTCCGGCACGAGACTTGTTTGCTTGTCACTATCAAGGCAGGACAAGTTTCATCTAAAAGAGCCGAAGAAGCATCCTTTTGCGTCCTCTTAGGCGCACTGGATTGGACGTGAACGGGGCAGCTTTCGTATCATGTCCACGGCAAGACGCACAGGCCAGAGCCAAGCTGAACTGTCAGATCGAACACTCCCCACTGTAGGTATCTGTACTCGTCTGACATCTCAGAAAGCGAACAATGCGTGCACTCTTGCTCCCCTCGCCCGGCGCTAACATGGACTTATCGAACGACAGGTGCAGCTACTTGCAGTGGTACTCAgctcttcctttcttttcgaGCTTTGAGCTCCAAAAATGATCGATTTGATGACAGGATCGCGATAATCGCGCTGCTGGATGGGGAGTCGCTAAGATTCGCTCAAGAAAAGTGATTAATCACTTGTGAGCACTTTTGTGGTCCATATTCCTTCCCTCCGCCACCTTCTTACCAGCGTCCGCATTGTTGTCAAAGGTGCGCCATTGGCGACCATcgtcttttcttttctgtgCTTGGTTGGTTTCTCAACGCCGTTTTGCGGAAGGGGCTTGCCAGCCACCCGACAACACAAGGAGCACAGCATTCATGTCTCACCCTAGCTTGTTGCAGAGTCGCTTCAACGGTCTGCAGCGTCTAAGAAACAGTAAACAAGACTGGACAATTGAGACATCCACATCAGTACAGTCTTTTGCCCAGTGGCCAAGGCGTTTGTTTTCGAAAATGTTCCAGGTAGCCGGCAAAAGCCGTGATCTAGCATTCGACGCTGTTCTTTTGCGTCATTCATTTGTAGAGACAAGTTTCCTGGGTTCCGAGGTTGGCCGAcggaggaaaaagaaaaaaaaaggaaggagTGGTTAGATTATGACGCTGCCTGCATCATGCATGAGCATCGGCTCGCCCCTGAGGTCCAGGAGGGGGCGAGGATGACAAGATGGATGGAGCCAGGGGCGGTATAGGAAAAAAACATTGTCAGGGCTTTGTTTCGGCGTTGCAATACCTCCGGTCTCGCAGAATCCCGCCGTGACGCAATTCCATATCGGCGCCGGATGCGGGGTTCGGCCTCAAACGGCCGGTCATGGAGCGGGGTCCGACTTCCGCGGTAGCACAGACCACTGAGCCGAGACCACCGAACATTTTGCCGAAGTCGCATGCGAATGTCACTGCCTGGACTGCTGTCGAGGCGACTCAGCTTGCTTTCCAACCGAGTAATCTTTCTCAAGCTTGGAATCCTCAGACGTCTACAGAGTGGAAGCGGCGGGCAATGATGACCGATGCAGCACGAATTGCACACAAACTGACCACCCCCGTGCGGCCGGGCGGCTAGGTCCGGTCAGTCAGATACAAATGGACCGAAGTAGGGAGTGCGACCAGAAAACTGATTGCTGCACGGCTTGTGTATGGCTCCTATTTCTGAAAATTGACCGATTGTTTGCGTGTCCATGACGGAGGAAGTTGTGACTGAGCCCAGACCGTGCAATGTTTTTTTTACAGTTGCGGTCACAATGACGTCGTTGATGAGGTAGGTGGATAGGTAACCTGTCTACCTACCTGCGTCCTCCCTTCTCTCACTCGGCCTGACGACATACACTGGTAGAAGCTTCCTTTCCGACCTACACCCTTCATTAAAACCCTCTCTCACAAGGTAAACCCCGACATTTGGGCTGTTAACCATTCATCGCGATCATTCACCCAAAATACGAAGTATGACTGACAAAGGACAATTCGAGCAGGGTAAGATTATTTCCCTCGCCTTTTCATTGACCAAACCAATACGATATTGTTCTAACTTCGATGTCGCAGGCTACAAGGTGCCCGTAACGGACCAAGACTTCCCTGGCAAGGAGGGAAAGCTGCCCGCCACCCCTCTGTTCGACCGTGTCCCGACTGCTGATGGCGGCTCCAAGTTGTACCAGGCTGCAGGAAAGCTTGAAGGACTGAAAGCTGTCATCACCGGTGGTGATTCCGGAATCGGTCGCGCTACGGCAATCTTGTTCGCTATGGAGGGTGCTGACTCGTTGATCGCATACCTccccgacgaagaagaggacgcCCAGGAGACCAAGAAGCGTGTCGAAGAGTATGGTCGCAAGTGCTATCTTGTCGCGACCGACATCACTGATCGCGCCAATTGCCAAAAGATTGTCGACGTTGCTCTAGAGAAACTTGGTGGTATCGACATTCTGTTCAACAACGCAGCCTACCAGATGATGGTAGAGAACATCAAGGACTTGTCGGAGTATGTGAACCAGTCCCAACGTCTTTTCGTCACTAACACCATGTCAGAGACCAGTGGATCCACACCTTCAACACCAACATCCACCCCATCTTCTATCTGTCCAAGTACGCTCTGCCTCACATGAAGAAGGGCGCAACGATCATCAACAACGCGAGCATCAACGCATACATCGGCCGTCCGGATCTTCTGGACTACACGTCCACCAAGGGCGCCATCATCTCATTCACCCGAGGGTTGAGTAATCAATGGTGCGACAAGGGCATTCGTGTCAATGCAGTTGCTCCAGGTCCAGTGTGGACACCGTTGATTCCCGCGACGATGAACGAGGAGGCCCAGAAGCAGTTCACGAGCCCGATCGGTCGTCCATCGCAGCCCTCTGAGATTGCGACCTGTGTCGTGTTTCTCGCTTCTACCGACAGCGCAAGCATTACAGGACAGACCATCCACTGCAACGGAGGTGTTATTGTCAACGGCTAAGCTCATTGTCTGTAATTTATAGCGGTTGAAGGTATGTAACAGTAGTAATTAGCCGGTACGACCAGGTCGATGATGTATGATAAATTGATAAATTGAAACCATGTTTGCTTCAAATTTTTTTTGGCTTGACCTCTGCTTAACATGTCCGGACACATTGAGACCAAATCCCAGGTCCCCTTGAATGTACGAAAGATTTCGGCACCCTTGGACTGAGAGACCACCTCTAAGGGTATTTGTCTGACGGACACCTACCTGAGTGACTGTTAGATTATGGACAATTCAGATCGTCTTGTCTGGATGGTC includes these proteins:
- a CDS encoding Integral membrane protein, which translates into the protein MDNALHTRGRDDIQSRGMMLFAVQLAFLLAAGLFVMARAYVKVFIVKSVAVDDWLIFGAMVAYTVYAGVALHGVTQGATGKHITELTVEQAAVSLRAWYICEVLYSPITLAIRTSICLLLLRLALNKIHRWIIYANLIIVWMISIAFFCIMTFQCMPPSYFWRQLYGDPGSCINLNIVPDATIAHSVISALSDWCMGLLPIALLWNVNLNRRTKALVAVLLSMGMIAGVALIVRIPYVKRLAISADFLYETIEVATWSVLEPALGIIAASVTSLRPLFHNWGFGWGSKGKQSGPSGPGWAKTSGPQGKKGPSAPNIAGMKSEMSDSTGRTYDDIEQALSGTGSDIELNKMRYEGGDEEDGYEGSRPSSDLGQRNHVQETQVSHKRPNVINVRTSIDIMSHTIDHPLSPTECSVGEKEERKQDPEDMPDRRSRVA
- a CDS encoding Short-chain dehydrogenase, whose translation is MTDKGQFEQGYKVPVTDQDFPGKEGKLPATPLFDRVPTADGGSKLYQAAGKLEGLKAVITGGDSGIGRATAILFAMEGADSLIAYLPDEEEDAQETKKRVEEYGRKCYLVATDITDRANCQKIVDVALEKLGGIDILFNNAAYQMMVENIKDLSEDQWIHTFNTNIHPIFYLSKYALPHMKKGATIINNASINAYIGRPDLLDYTSTKGAIISFTRGLSNQWCDKGIRVNAVAPGPVWTPLIPATMNEEAQKQFTSPIGRPSQPSEIATCVVFLASTDSASITGQTIHCNGGVIVNG